The following are encoded in a window of Mycolicibacterium tusciae JS617 genomic DNA:
- a CDS encoding WecB/TagA/CpsF family glycosyltransferase gives MNTPLDCCRVGALDFQVTTLARAVNRTIEDALSKRSDHVHLANAWSIALADDDDELREVFRNGRNYPDGKPVVWAMNWLSGGDGTTQPSRVYGPTFFERTLDKGVARRVKHYFLGGTPETLEKLQSNVRTRFPGVDIVGVSSPPFKDLTSDDFDYELSKIELGRPHIIWVGLGTPKQDKAAAYLASRYPGIFACVGAAFDFTAGNLRDVPLWIQNAGLAWLFRLAQEPRRLWRRYLFGNAKFIRIVLSQLVKERLGKTAPRDT, from the coding sequence AACACCCCGCTAGACTGCTGCCGCGTCGGCGCTCTCGACTTTCAAGTCACCACGCTCGCCCGAGCCGTTAATCGCACCATCGAGGACGCCCTTTCGAAGCGTAGCGACCATGTGCATCTCGCCAATGCCTGGTCGATCGCGCTTGCTGACGATGACGACGAACTGCGTGAGGTGTTTCGGAACGGACGCAACTATCCCGACGGGAAACCCGTCGTGTGGGCTATGAATTGGCTTAGCGGTGGCGACGGAACCACGCAGCCGTCTCGGGTCTACGGGCCCACATTTTTCGAAAGAACACTCGACAAGGGCGTCGCTCGACGTGTGAAGCACTATTTCCTCGGTGGCACGCCGGAGACGCTTGAAAAGCTGCAATCAAATGTACGTACCCGCTTTCCCGGCGTCGACATCGTTGGGGTGTCCTCGCCGCCCTTCAAGGATCTAACATCCGACGACTTTGATTACGAGCTGTCAAAAATCGAGTTGGGCAGACCCCACATCATCTGGGTGGGGTTGGGCACACCCAAACAAGACAAGGCGGCGGCGTACCTAGCTTCGCGGTATCCAGGGATTTTTGCCTGCGTCGGAGCTGCATTCGACTTTACTGCGGGGAACCTACGCGACGTTCCACTGTGGATTCAAAACGCTGGCCTTGCATGGCTGTTTAGGCTCGCCCAGGAGCCACGACGACTGTGGCGTCGATACCTGTTCGGGAATGCGAAGTTCATTCGAATTGTGTTGAGCCAGCTCGTGAAGGA